The Nicotiana tabacum cultivar K326 chromosome 5, ASM71507v2, whole genome shotgun sequence sequence AGATAAACACTAAGGACTctgaaaggaagaaagaaaatcgCCTTTATGCCTTATTACTAAGAAATAAAACATGCACTTACATGCACATGCACCCTTGGCTCGAGCATCGATATCAGCACCTCTCTCAAGCAATTCATCCATAACTCGCACGTGACCTCCCTTAGCAGCAAGATGGAGTGGGGTCATACCATATGATTTAGGGCCCCCTGCCATCACATTTGCATCCATGCCTTCATTAAGAAGTCTTCTAACCTGTcccagaagaaaaagaaatacaatCATATAAAATACGAGACCTACACCAACGTGAAGATTGTGCATGACAGGATGCATGAAGAGAAAGAATCATTCTGTTACAGCACAGGAAACTTTACCAAAAAGAAAATGGAAACACACAAAAGttttggagaaagaaaagaatctgTATCAGAGTTTTCTCCAAaaagtatagtatagtatagtacaGGACTGTGTTAACTTCACCAATTGAAAACTGTGAAGCAAATCCCTGACATTCTTAACTGTCATCGGAAATGCTTAGTAAGGCTGGGTTTGGCATAACAGAAATCCAATGTTGCGCTAAGATGGATTCATCTTTTAACCATACTCGGGTCAATATGAATAAACTGACTTCTTTTTCCTTCATAATTTGCCATGAAATAGGCAGGGGCAGATTTACCTTCGGCCAAGCAGTGTCCCGTGACACCGCTTCGCTGgaaaattttactaaatacgtaTACAtatcagtgttatcaaaggcgaaaggCGCAAAAAAACTCTAAAGTCTGTTGGGACTTTAACCGCAAAGCGCAAATaagcgtgggctttaatgaaaaaaggcgcaactggagaaaaagtaaaaatatgtatatgtagtctaagactaataattataagcatggataacaaatatatggacaaagaaattggaaaacatttatgataaagtgaaatatcaattgtttaatgATGCCTTTTCAGGATTACACTCATTGGCAAGTAAAAGTATGCCTAAGAGCCTTGATGCAATACTAAAGCGCCCACAAAGCGAGGCAAAGCGCTCAACCTATTTTGAGCCTCGCTCcagggcttaagcgcgctttaaaagcgcctttgacaacactgataCATATATAATTAATATGCAAAAGGAACAAAATAAGTAAACATAGTATGACACTGCTTAGTCAATGTGGACTACTCGGGCCAACATTAAGGGGCTTCAATGATTGAGGTTAGGATCTGGAGTTCGAGCCTCAACCAATGCATTTTCCTTTTTTAAAGTTTTTGAGCTTCAACTGTTGAAACATATTAGAGGGTTGGGAAGTTTCGAACCCGTGACCTTCATCAAAACTTCAAAACATACGAGTCACCGAGCCAAAGCTGCTATTTATGAGTTATATTAGCATGCGTGAATTATGTCTATTGTTATGATCTAAactattcttctttctttttttttttttgcaatgtCGTTTCAAATTCATTTGTCCACTCTTTTAAACGTGACACCGCTTGTAATTCTTTTTGCATGCGCCACCGGAAATATGAGCACCTATCACAAATAAGTCGGCCATGAGTAGGTTGGTTGGGGGAACACGCTGCTTTGGAGGAGATATAAGACATTTGAACCAAATTGTTCTCAGTTTGTTACTACAGGGaaaatctgtttttttttttttggtgaaacAATTTACTTAATACCCCTTATTTTAATGTGTTGGCAAGGGTATTTCgatacaaaagaaaaaaggagacaATGCTAACCTACATAGCTACATAATAGATTGACAAAATCCTGTACTAGCTGGGATCGGCCACACAAGTCCTCTATATAGAGGTTGACTATTTCTTCATTGGCCATCACCCTACCATAACCCTCCTCTTTAGTTAAGCCTACGATATATTCAAAGTGCTTCAATGTTGGACATTTTTCCTAAATTATCATCTCCACAAATAGTCTACTAACTAGGATGTATGCAATGATATCCACAAATCTTTCTAGTTCTGTTACTAAATCTCATTGATAGTATATTTAGCAAAATCTCTACACACTAATCGATTGTACAATAGCAAATTATAAATAACAGAAACGTTTCATCGATCAAATAAAAACTGAATTAATAATATCTGATACATAAAATATAAAGTACCTGTTTCAGGTCACCCTTCCGGGCAACAATGTGAAGAGGAGTCCAACCACGATCATCCGTATCGCCTGCAGTCATCTGCATTCTCCTCGACCGCCTAATTGAACCAACCCGATCCTCCTCCATTTTTCTCTTTCCGCCTTCTTACTAAACCAAGTTCCAGTGATCAAATTCTTATTGCCCCAAACAGAAACAAGTACCTAATGAAAgtaaactctttttcttttctttctcacgGAATTTTTTTTcgagaaaatcttgaaaaccaaTCAACAAGCCCAAAGATTGAACTTTTATCTCAGTTACTGAATGTTGATACCCAAAATCAAGACCCTTTACATAATTGAACCTAAAAGCACAACTCAAAATgatatttttcaaacaagattGATCTttgtttttttcaatttcaagaaaaaacagaaaatctTCAGTAAACAAGACCCAAAAGAACTGATAATTTGCTCAAACACCCTTCAATTTACATGATTGAGGGAAAAAGAACCCAAGAATTTGAAAGCCAATCAACAAGTCCAAAGACTGAATCTTAATACTCAAAATCAAGACCCTTTTACATAGTTGAACGCAAATCACAGGAAAACTAAcaaatttgaaggaaaaatagaatttttttcccaACAAGATTGATCTTTCTTCCAATTTCAAGAAAATCCCAGAAAAGTTATAAGGGGTTTAGCGAGAGGAATGATTAGCCAAGTTGTAAGGACTGAAAGGGTTCAAACCAGGGCCAAAAACACGGAGATTTGTAAGTTTGTTGAACACATACGATGAAGTGAAACGAAGAAAAGCAGAGATTATCATTATCAATTTAATAAACCACGCTACAAAAAAGTTTTTCCTAAATAGAATAGGAAAAGGGGAAATTAAATGAATCCTAGAGGAATTTGGAATGAGTTTGGAGGTTGCATATGTGTTGATATGGGAGTTGTAGTGTTTGATttgggagttgaaggaattggGGAATTGCGGAGGAAGAAAGAAACCCTAGAATTTCAAAGGATGGTAGAGAATGGACGGTGTGGAATTTTGTTGGGAGTTTATATATGTAGTTAAATAAGTGCATTTTGTGGTCccatgaaaataagatttgatgcCTTATTAGTCCAAGTTCTATTTTGCTTCCAAAGGCTTCTTTATTTTGTCCAGGAGCTTTGtttcacttaaaaaaaaaaaaaaatcaaaataaacttgGCAAAAATAGATCCAACAACCAACATACCCAGAATGAAGTCCGTGGAGAATAATGTGCACGCAGACCTTGCCCTTATCTTATGGTAGATAGGTTATTTTCGATAGGCCATCGACTCAAGAAACATATAATCAcaatagttttaaaaaaaaaataagatagTGGAGAAGCCATAAAAAAGGAAGCAATaataacaacaagataataaaataactaaaacaaaagaaataaaatatagtaaTACAAATCTAAAAAAGAAATACGAGAATAATACTAATACTATTTGGTATGGAAAAGAAATATGTTCGACTGCCGACTGACTTTCTATCCTAATTTTTGACCTCTATACCCTCCTATTAAGGataaaaaaaaggaattaaaTACTTTAATCATGAGTAGGACTTTATTTTAGTCAATTAAATCACATTCATTAATTTATAACTATGGCAAGTGTCTTTAATCTAAGCAGGAACTAAAGGAACTAAAAGACTAAAGAATAGAGGGGAGTTGGATCTCTTGTCCTCTGCTTAAAAGAATTTGAAATTGAGTtaaaaactattcaaatttacGTGGAAGACGTGTATGAATTGTGGATAACATGTATACAAGGACAAAGCACAATCAATGAGAGCCACAATCTATTAAAACGTAGCTTTTGAAACCAATATAATCATATTCTTTTAGATATACCCATATTATATTGGTGTTAGTCATTCTCCTTCATAATTGAACTCCAGTATATTCATTAAAACTCTCACTGGAAAATTTAGAGAAACAACCTCGACATCGCAGCTATGAACATCTAGGAGACTATGATCCAAGAAGGGAAAAGATGAGTTCTTTTTGTTACATAAGTAAGAAACTTCAGCAACATATGATAAAAGAGAGGGGCGGGCCTAGAATTTtaataattctttttcttctGTACAATTACGATTATCCtatctttttcttatttgaatgAAGAAATTAAGACCAAATCTCTCTTTTCGGCCACAGCTAGCAGTTTGCTTTTTTACTTTCGAAtaccaaaaaataattaaaagaagagtAGAATATAGGACGTAAAAAAAGGCTCCTGATCTCTTCACTCTCCGAATTTTGATCCTCACATTTCTGGTGCCAAAGGCCTAAAGGAAGAattccaaaataaaaagaaagtcaCCTTTCCTGCCAATCTTTTGGTTCTATTCTAGTACTGATCGAGCAGTACAATTTTCAATTCTAATAGATTCTACTTCACTTACTTGCAAGAAAGAATTATTTGTCTTTGTTATCTTTTTACGGGCTTCTAAGAAAGAGATCTTACTCCCACATAAAGAAAACTTAAGAATAGTCATTAAAAGAGGTGACTGTGACCCTTTTTTGCCTTTTCAAGTTATGATATATAGAGATCATGTTGAAGAGTTAACTAAATAAGATATTTGGTTGAGATGTTTGTTCAGAAACTTGAAATAAACATGGTTGGAGGGTGTGTTCTTGAAGAAGTTTCAAATAGAATTCACATGTGAAGAGTGAATTACTATTATGGTGTTTCTAAAATGATTTattctttcttaaatttcatgataAAACACCTTCTTATATAATAAAGGAGAGAGTAtcacattttatttaatttgtggtATCAGGGGCGACCCTTCTATAAAGCAAGTAAAACAATGATTTTAGGCCCAAATTTGTAGGGACCCTATTTTTTGTTAGACCTAATAGGATatgtataaatttttaaaaaatatatatgtgaagtgaaaaagtttgatttctttctttaacaagtatagagaagaagtattTGCAACTGCTATGATTTCTGCCACGAAAAtttcacttgaaatgaatattgaacccgaatttcgtaagaaacgtatgatatataggaagtaacaatttgatgagaatgttaataataaaatttcaaaatctttcGAAAAGTCTTTTGGAGTTGATTACTTTTTACATAGTAGATAAAGTTATTtttgacttcaaaatagatttgaacaatttgaaatatatgaaaatatttttggttttctatttagcggtaaaaattaagatcactagatgataaatttttttaaaaatactgttttaatcttgaatgttccttaaaacATAATAGTCAATTCGATAgtgatggtttagatttatttttgcaattaaaaatattaaaaaaatattacaattagaagataacagttTAATTGATACACTCGGTCAAATTAAAAGATTTGATTCTTTTCCCAATGCCTATATTACTTATGGAATAATGTTGAAGCCACCATGTATAGCTATATCTAGGGAACGAGATTCTAGTATCAAGCCCATCTTAAATGAAAATAATgggggtcattgatgaatatgtaacggcaggcCATGTATCAATGTATGATGCATGTGTTAATGTATGATGCATGTATTGGGTGGTGTCAATTGTCATGTCTACATTAGGATCCTTTTTTTCCCTTCCTTTTAAACAAACTTTAGTAGGGGTGAGACGTAAATAGGAGAAAGGCGGTCGAAGTGAAAAGTTCTTTGGTAAGATTTGAATCGTACACCATGTAATTGTTTGTCCGTAAAATGATACATTTAAATTTATAGCGTGGTTATAGACAAACGAATCGATTTGAtctcaaaatgataaataaattaaataaaatgcaagacttaCCGTTGAAATTGAGATTAAATTGCAGATAGCTTGGTTCCGGGATCAAAGCTTCCGAAGGCAGCAATAAAAATATgttagacagaaaataaagtattatttagcttggaataatgtgtagcataagtttgttcgaatttctatgttctacaatggttgttgaagccACTATTTATAACTATACCTAGGGAACACTAGGGAACGAGGTTCTTGATATATGAATATCTAGACTTTTAAAATGTTAAATCTAGATCAATCAACTTTAAAAATTAACCAAactaattattgaaaataaaaagtGTTTTCCGTCTCATTTGTCTAATGCTTTGGTGAACAAAACAGAGTAGTTATACTTGTGGAAAgtaataaatatagataataaaataattaaaatatgcaCAAATTTACCTGAACACCAcgaaaatttttattttgtgtctcatacaacaaACACTAGTTTTATCTCACAGTTTTGTAGATCCAAATTTTGGTGGACCCAAAAATATAATATTGGGATTCATAAATTggtaagacaaaaaaaaaaagaaaaaaacctcACACAACTAATATAAGTTGGGTGAGACAAGCAATAAAACTTCTCGAACACCACTGTCATCATACAAAAATTTACCCTTCAAAAACCACCATTATTCTTTACTTGTCTGTCAAAAATGTTACTTTTAAAAAGAAAGTCAGTCTTCTAATTTTGACCCCAAAACTCTCTTTTTGGTTTATTCTActtaaataaaccaaagttaccaAACCCTTTACTCTTTCCCCCTCCAAAATtttacaaaggaaaaaaaaagaccCCAAAAAATGTTTGGTGGAGGAGACAATGAAAACCTCGGACCATTTCCCCAACGTTTGATGTTTCCTAATCTCCCCCTCCACCTCCTTCCCGGCGCTTCAATATCCACCGCTACCGCCGCCGTCGCCGGAGACGATGAGTTTCCTAAGCGGGACGAGCGTGTTCCGCCGTGGAGTAATCAGGAAACTAGGGATTTCATAGCTATTAGGGGTGAGCTTGAAAGGGAGTTTTCTTCGGCCAAGCGAAGTAGTTGGAAGAATCTATGGGAGATGGTAGCTGCTAAGATGAAGGAGAGAGGGTATAGGAGAAGTGGAGAACAGTGTAAATCCAAGTGGAAGAATTTGGTCAATAGTTACAAGGTAATACATATATAATCCTttcattccaatttatgtgatgtAGTTTGAATTGGCGCAGAGCTTAAGAAATAAATGAAAGATTTTGAAACTTATGGTTTTAAACACATTACATTTGTGTAAGTACAAAACTTTTGAAACATGTTGTATTAAACATAAAATTTTAGTGactataaaaaaaattcataaagTATAAAATGGGATGTGCAAAGTTAATTGTTTCTAAATATGGAAATGTCTCATTTTTTAAAACGGACTAATAAAGAAATAGTGTCTGAAATGTAAGGAGTACATGTCTTATGACTATGATAGTTCTTGGCATTATTTTATCTGTCCTGAAAAGAAATGATGGGTTTTGAAgtacaacaacgacaacaacaagcTCAGTGTAATCCCTACTGGGAGGGTAGTGGGTACACAACCTTATTCCTACTTAACGAAGGTAGAGAGGCGGGTTTCGGAGTATGAAGTGAATATATTTAATTTTGGTGTGAATTTAGacattttcttaatttcttttataaatttttttatgaAGCTAAGTAAAATTACTATAAAGTACAAATTTTATAGTTAGAAGAATCTAAAGAATGTTTAAAATGGTCCTAGCTAAAGAGAATTGTTTCACTCCCAATTAGTAATAGTACCAAAAAGCATTCAAGGGTGTGGTTTAGTGATGGATGGAGTTAAAATGAAGACACAATGAGAGAACTAGAGTTTTAATCCCGCAAGAAATCTAGATGATTCTCCCATTCGCCTTAGCCTTATTGGGGGGCAGATTTATCCAGTACATTTACAGGAGGATGCAGGTACCCCGTGGAATAGTTGACTTGCGCATAAGCTGGACTGACCACTAcaattataaaaaaacaaaaaggtagtaTTACTGTAAACAAATTAGGATAGAGGGTGTATCTCATAAGTGCCAATGCAGTAAAAAATTCTTGTGTTGTTCGTTGTTTTTGATTGATTGATGCTGGTACCATTGTTCTTTAGAAGTAAAATTTTCTGAATTATGGGATTGTTAGAATGAATTGAGGTATAGTTAATAAGGTGAGACTTTCTGCATTGGTTCACGTATGTGTATTTTGGCAACTATGAAAACTTTGTTGAATATAAACCAATTCTTAGAGTAATAGCTGCAGTCCTCACATTTTTACAGCTAGTTATCCAGTACGTTACTCGTAGGATGATGCAGGTACCCCGTGGCATAGTTGAGTTGCGTGTACGCTGGACTAACCACtacaattatttaaaaaaaagaaggtagTATTGatgtaaagaatttttttttttgataaggtaagtTTATTGGTGTAAAGAAATTAGGATAGAGTAAGTATCTTCTAAGTGCAAATAAAGTAAAAATTACCTGCCTTGTGCGTTCTTTTATCGTTACTGATAATATGGTTAGAAGTAAAATGATCTGAATTATCGGATTGTTAGAATGGATTGAGAATATAGTAGTAAGGTGATGCTTGGTTCATGTATGTGTATTCTGGCAACTGTGAAAACTTTTAttgaataaataacaaaaatttagAGTAATATCTGCAGTCCTTAAAATTTACTGCCAGTTATCTGCATTGCATTTGTGGTGGCTTTGAACTTGTATTTGAGAGTTGGAGGAGAACCATGAGATTTTTAGGTTCAAATGCTAGCGGAGGCAAAAATCCTAGATGATTCTTCCTATCTGCCTAAGCCTTGGTGCACAGAGCTACCCCGTATCtatgctggtgggaggtagcaggtacctgGTGAAATTGTCAAGGTGCACGCAAGTTGCCTAGGTAGCACCAATTTTTGTAAAAAAAGTGTGATATTGAAGCTGAAGTTACTAATGCTGAGTAAATTATTACTTCCCCTTACCCAttttatatgttgatatttaaCTAGGTACGAGATATCGGGCGTTAATTCAAATTATATGTTATATTAGAAGTAGTAGAAAAAATGTAGAATACCTGAATAGGTAAATTGAGAGAGAAACATCACATCAAAGTTTAATAAATCAAATCATTGAAAGTTGAGAAAGCTGCATAAAATAGAATGGTGTCAAATATATTG is a genomic window containing:
- the LOC107788906 gene encoding phytochrome-interacting ankyrin-repeat protein 1 translates to MEEDRVGSIRRSRRMQMTAGDTDDRGWTPLHIVARKGDLKQVRRLLNEGMDANVMAGGPKSYGMTPLHLAAKGGHVRVMDELLERGADIDARAKGACAWTPLHHAAKERKKKAIKFLIRNGAFLPDDISDTRFNPPLHYCPGLEWAYEEMKLLQLESSSSGEASYSSEN